A single Armatimonadota bacterium DNA region contains:
- a CDS encoding Hsp20/alpha crystallin family protein, translating into MPRKELDEWILQMGLDMHRLSNEMVPAAPKLAMQKEWAPRIDVLETPGHVLVKAELAGVRTGQFVIQYSPEKHVLLVRGERAAESLGPDIPTLPHQLEIDYGQFAREIRLPDVPLDVNLAQAHIACGMLTVLIPKSQAAEETHVIVERTITVRRRIT; encoded by the coding sequence ATGCCGCGGAAGGAGCTGGACGAATGGATCCTTCAAATGGGGCTCGACATGCACCGCCTCAGCAACGAGATGGTGCCTGCCGCGCCGAAGCTCGCGATGCAGAAGGAATGGGCGCCGAGGATCGACGTGCTCGAGACGCCCGGCCACGTGCTCGTCAAGGCCGAACTGGCGGGCGTGCGGACGGGCCAGTTCGTGATCCAGTACAGCCCTGAGAAACATGTGCTCCTCGTCCGCGGGGAGCGGGCGGCGGAGTCGCTCGGGCCGGACATCCCGACGCTGCCCCATCAGCTTGAGATCGACTATGGGCAGTTCGCGCGCGAAATCCGCTTGCCGGACGTTCCTTTAGACGTGAACCTGGCCCAAGCCCACATCGCCTGCGGCATGCTGACCGTCCTGATCCCGAAATCTCAGGCCGCGGAAGAGACCCACGTCATCGTCGAGCGGACGATCACGGTGCGAAGGAGGATCACGTGA